One segment of Thermococcus sp. AM4 DNA contains the following:
- a CDS encoding class I SAM-dependent methyltransferase, which translates to MFRNLGVTFGPTYEEKPWLYDPRSETGRKRLERMRELLRNVLPRLGGKALDVGCGMGVSTFALEELGFEVVGIDTQEELVKRANEIARELGYKAEFKVMDARNLDFPDGSFDLVAFLGNPLPHMSVYDFDSAVGEAFRVLKRGGVLVVEYADWVRLLHENYREVLVEEPFTSFHVRLDTLTGIAERLFVNFEKGYFFKVKINVWAPWIVEFVLRKAGFDVRTHYRGMFSVVTVGTKPDNV; encoded by the coding sequence ATGTTCCGGAACCTCGGGGTGACCTTCGGACCTACCTACGAGGAGAAACCCTGGCTCTACGACCCGAGGAGTGAAACTGGGCGAAAGAGGCTCGAACGGATGAGGGAACTCCTCAGGAACGTTCTTCCTCGACTTGGCGGAAAGGCCCTCGACGTAGGGTGCGGCATGGGGGTTTCAACCTTCGCCCTCGAGGAGCTGGGCTTTGAGGTTGTAGGGATAGACACGCAGGAGGAGCTCGTAAAGAGAGCCAATGAAATCGCCCGGGAGCTCGGGTATAAAGCCGAGTTCAAGGTAATGGACGCCAGGAACCTCGATTTTCCGGATGGGAGCTTTGACCTCGTTGCCTTCCTCGGTAACCCCCTGCCGCATATGAGCGTCTACGACTTTGACTCTGCGGTTGGAGAAGCCTTCCGCGTTTTGAAGCGGGGAGGGGTTCTGGTCGTCGAATATGCGGACTGGGTCAGGTTACTCCACGAGAACTACCGCGAGGTGCTGGTGGAAGAGCCCTTCACCTCGTTCCACGTTCGCCTTGACACGCTTACCGGGATCGCGGAGAGGCTCTTTGTGAACTTCGAGAAAGGCTACTTCTTCAAGGTGAAAATCAACGTCTGGGCCCCGTGGATAGTCGAGTTCGTTCTGAGGAAGGCCGGTTTCGACGTGAGAACCCACTACAGGGGCATGTTCAGCGTTGTGACCGTCGGGACCAAGCCGGACAACGTTTAA
- a CDS encoding TldD/PmbA family protein — MDVERAVELALSLGAEYVEVREERLLKTEITGSEEVTVSTRSIGGFGVRVLVNGSWGFVSVNSPEDIEWAVRKAVKLARVGKSSVRLAEIKPVRDIVKSRMKVRPPEVPVDEKVEAVRGLLNELPEASRKIVKYSDFSGFKRLITSEGTEIEGELVGISFEADLAVSSNGRSAWLFSLTGSIERGFEAVEGMTEKILTEIRGQMNCFLHGKRPELRDVPVLLSPYFAGMIAHEALGHLAEADELPNTPLADKLGERIAPEFVSLSDGNVPDGHGNDIYDDEGVPVRNVEILKNGIFNEPLVDRERAFELGIEPNGHARAENYAFEPMVRMRNTYFEPGDWTFEELLEEIKLGYYLVSAGPGQTGLDSSFTAGILEGYVIRNGEITEPIFGATASGKALNALPGIRGLGKELDFENSYCGKGQVVRVSMGGPHVLFEKGIRVV, encoded by the coding sequence GTGGACGTTGAAAGAGCAGTTGAGCTTGCGCTGTCCCTCGGCGCTGAATATGTGGAAGTGAGAGAGGAACGGCTCCTTAAGACCGAAATCACGGGTTCAGAGGAGGTAACCGTCTCCACCCGCTCCATTGGCGGCTTCGGCGTTAGGGTTCTCGTAAACGGCTCCTGGGGCTTCGTCTCGGTGAACTCTCCAGAGGACATTGAATGGGCCGTTAGAAAAGCGGTGAAGCTCGCACGGGTCGGGAAAAGCAGCGTTAGGCTCGCCGAGATAAAACCCGTTCGCGATATCGTGAAGAGCAGGATGAAGGTTAGGCCTCCTGAAGTGCCGGTCGATGAAAAGGTTGAGGCTGTCCGGGGGCTCCTCAACGAGCTTCCAGAGGCCTCGCGTAAGATCGTCAAATACTCGGACTTCTCCGGCTTCAAGAGGCTCATCACGAGCGAGGGGACAGAAATCGAGGGGGAACTGGTGGGAATCTCCTTTGAGGCCGATTTGGCTGTTTCCTCTAACGGGAGGAGTGCGTGGCTCTTCAGCCTGACCGGCTCAATCGAGAGGGGCTTCGAAGCTGTTGAGGGCATGACGGAGAAAATCCTCACTGAAATCCGCGGTCAGATGAACTGCTTCCTCCACGGGAAGAGGCCGGAGCTTAGGGACGTCCCGGTTCTCCTATCCCCATACTTCGCCGGGATGATTGCTCACGAAGCTTTGGGACACCTCGCGGAGGCCGACGAACTGCCGAACACACCTTTAGCTGATAAGCTCGGCGAGAGGATCGCGCCGGAGTTCGTGAGCTTGAGCGACGGGAACGTTCCAGATGGGCACGGGAACGACATCTACGACGATGAAGGCGTTCCAGTTAGGAATGTCGAAATCCTGAAAAATGGGATTTTCAACGAGCCCCTCGTGGACAGGGAGCGGGCATTTGAGCTCGGCATTGAGCCTAACGGGCACGCGAGGGCCGAAAATTACGCCTTCGAGCCAATGGTGAGAATGAGGAACACCTACTTTGAACCGGGAGACTGGACGTTCGAGGAACTGCTCGAGGAAATCAAGCTCGGCTACTACCTCGTGAGCGCCGGCCCGGGGCAGACTGGACTCGACTCCTCGTTTACCGCCGGAATCCTTGAGGGCTACGTCATCAGGAACGGTGAGATAACCGAGCCAATCTTCGGCGCAACCGCCAGCGGTAAAGCCCTCAACGCGCTCCCCGGAATCAGGGGACTCGGAAAGGAGCTTGACTTCGAGAACTCCTACTGCGGAAAGGGTCAGGTGGTGAGGGTGAGCATGGGAGGGCCCCACGTCCTCTTCGAGAAGGGAATCCGGGTGGTGTGA
- a CDS encoding TldD/PmbA family protein → MEREVYRLREERTGVSLEGSIKPFARVREFTAVRLIENGKAGSALAEGKDEEGALRLARETLRFSKEEDYHLPAGCRARWDRTFEVDIEDLAGELSSLSDELKKRGFSLGATIELITRRFSVESTAGADVEGSYSLMKAEFEIGGELSFSLSAGSASRVELTEFINPYLGLIEGLGEANPPKGNVETIFAPTALYSILLLPLLWKFRGSTALKSPGMEAKEGETLASSLVTILDDPLDENSLRYVKADDEGVEARKNVLIENGIAKGLLWDSHSAWKASMESTGNGIRIEERIIAGSHNLTLVPGNKTLEGMISEIDRGFIALGLRGANALDRATGDFSVVVTPALIIERGEVRGFSRFELRGNVWELLKNATGIGRELTRAWFDEGFSISLPFLRTEVVV, encoded by the coding sequence ATGGAGCGCGAGGTTTACCGCCTGAGGGAGGAGCGAACCGGCGTTTCCCTCGAGGGAAGCATAAAGCCCTTCGCCCGCGTTAGGGAGTTCACAGCGGTGAGACTCATCGAGAACGGAAAGGCGGGTTCTGCACTTGCCGAAGGTAAAGACGAGGAAGGGGCTTTGAGGCTCGCCCGCGAGACGCTCCGCTTTTCAAAGGAGGAGGACTACCACCTCCCAGCAGGTTGCAGGGCTCGCTGGGACCGGACATTTGAGGTGGATATAGAGGACCTCGCCGGCGAGCTCTCCTCACTGAGCGACGAGCTGAAGAAAAGGGGTTTCTCACTCGGCGCGACGATTGAGCTTATAACGAGGCGCTTCTCGGTCGAGAGCACCGCGGGGGCGGACGTTGAAGGTTCCTACTCCCTCATGAAGGCCGAGTTCGAAATCGGGGGCGAGCTTTCATTCTCCCTCTCCGCGGGCTCGGCTTCGAGGGTTGAGCTCACCGAGTTCATAAACCCCTACCTCGGACTCATCGAGGGGCTCGGCGAGGCCAATCCTCCAAAGGGAAACGTTGAGACAATATTCGCTCCAACAGCTCTTTACAGCATTCTACTCCTTCCCCTCCTCTGGAAATTCCGCGGGAGCACCGCGCTCAAATCGCCGGGAATGGAGGCAAAAGAAGGGGAGACCTTAGCTTCATCGCTCGTTACGATTCTCGACGACCCCCTCGATGAAAATTCCCTCCGCTACGTAAAGGCTGACGACGAGGGAGTTGAAGCAAGGAAGAACGTTCTGATTGAGAACGGCATCGCCAAAGGTCTGCTCTGGGATAGCCACAGCGCATGGAAGGCCAGTATGGAGAGCACCGGGAACGGGATAAGAATCGAGGAGAGAATCATCGCCGGTTCACATAACTTAACCCTTGTACCGGGAAACAAGACACTGGAAGGGATGATTTCGGAAATTGATAGGGGCTTTATTGCCCTCGGCCTCAGGGGTGCGAACGCCCTCGACAGGGCTACCGGCGACTTCTCGGTCGTAGTAACGCCGGCACTCATCATCGAGCGGGGTGAAGTTAGGGGCTTCTCACGCTTCGAGCTCAGAGGAAACGTCTGGGAGCTCCTCAAGAATGCAACGGGCATCGGGAGGGAGCTAACGAGGGCGTGGTTTGACGAGGGGTTTTCCATATCGCTCCCCTTCCTTAGGACAGAGGTGGTGGTATGA
- a CDS encoding MFS transporter gives MDLLNRYRLLMVLMHTGFLGNLVVIYYLSKGLSYAQIGLATALTAWGIVLLEVPTGIVGDRVSRKLSVLIGLTLNAIATVVLIFLSGFAMLLLYALLMALGIAFVSGSLQAWLFDTMRHLGREREFREFMKGTKSLTIPVSALTLLIGAFLAQLYGFTLPLVLSFIVEVAMIILALSIPEYGFEPVRESYGKHTLGAFRELFSGRIFPLVAVSILVSLETNQFRKFFEPYLGKVLAVYLGTTITGTLGLLGIAEVTVRTLPKFIGVRIRDSWSLRLYSVAPVLIPILTVLSVLYKNPLWIVLLGVVATVVSTAFQFNIAIELQHRLPSEKRATILSADSMVSALTMGSFYTVYGFAVNALGLEKARLVFALGLLALGLLVKALEVLGPLKNSLELEHVS, from the coding sequence ATGGACCTGCTCAACCGCTACCGGCTCCTGATGGTGCTGATGCACACGGGCTTCCTCGGGAACCTCGTGGTCATCTACTACCTCTCCAAGGGGCTGAGCTACGCCCAGATAGGACTCGCCACGGCCCTTACCGCGTGGGGGATAGTCCTCCTCGAGGTGCCCACGGGCATAGTCGGAGACCGGGTGAGCAGGAAGCTGAGCGTTCTAATCGGGCTGACGCTGAACGCCATCGCAACGGTCGTCCTGATATTCCTCAGCGGCTTTGCAATGCTCCTCCTCTACGCCCTTTTAATGGCTTTGGGCATTGCCTTCGTCAGCGGGAGCCTGCAGGCGTGGCTCTTCGACACAATGAGGCATCTCGGCAGGGAGAGGGAGTTCCGGGAGTTCATGAAGGGCACCAAGAGCCTGACGATTCCCGTCTCGGCGCTGACGCTCTTAATAGGCGCCTTCCTCGCCCAGCTCTACGGCTTTACCCTTCCGCTGGTTCTCTCTTTCATCGTCGAGGTTGCGATGATAATTCTCGCGCTCTCAATTCCGGAGTACGGCTTCGAGCCGGTTAGGGAGAGCTACGGAAAGCACACCCTTGGAGCCTTCAGGGAGCTTTTCAGCGGAAGAATCTTCCCGCTCGTTGCCGTTTCAATCCTCGTTTCGCTGGAGACCAACCAGTTCAGGAAGTTCTTCGAGCCGTACCTCGGCAAGGTTTTGGCCGTCTACCTCGGGACGACCATCACCGGAACCCTCGGACTCCTCGGAATAGCCGAGGTTACGGTGAGAACCCTACCAAAGTTCATCGGGGTTAGAATACGGGACTCGTGGAGCCTCAGGCTTTATTCGGTCGCCCCGGTTCTCATCCCAATCTTAACGGTTCTCTCCGTCCTCTACAAGAACCCGCTCTGGATTGTGCTCCTCGGTGTCGTCGCAACGGTCGTCTCAACGGCCTTTCAGTTCAACATCGCGATAGAGCTTCAACACCGGCTCCCGAGCGAGAAGAGGGCGACGATACTCTCGGCCGATTCGATGGTCTCGGCTCTGACCATGGGGAGCTTCTACACGGTCTACGGCTTTGCTGTGAACGCCCTCGGGCTTGAGAAGGCGAGGCTGGTCTTTGCACTCGGCCTTCTCGCGCTCGGCCTTCTCGTGAAGGCGCTTGAAGTTTTGGGGCCCCTCAAGAACTCCCTTGAGCTCGAACACGTCTCTTGA
- a CDS encoding carbon-nitrogen hydrolase family protein has protein sequence MKVALIPMRVETGNFEANWREFERRFNEALVHKPDFLVFPEYCLTGFEEWDFSGAGLYGEIVEKVSALAREAGVYVVFGLLEPYKNCVYNSALLIGRNGEVLLKHRKFQEPMKFCTGNTVRTAWTEFGKVAVIICGDLYNRRIAKWVKRKKPDYLFVPMEYSPDYGEPNEEDVEAMAERVKLLGVKAFIVNSYPPGGAWAFEGGGKLLASSRGSQDLVVEIGP, from the coding sequence ATGAAGGTCGCGCTAATCCCTATGCGCGTTGAAACTGGAAACTTTGAGGCCAACTGGAGGGAGTTCGAGAGGCGCTTCAACGAGGCGCTAGTACATAAGCCGGATTTCCTAGTCTTCCCCGAGTACTGCCTGACAGGCTTTGAGGAGTGGGACTTCAGCGGGGCGGGGCTTTACGGCGAGATAGTCGAGAAAGTTAGCGCGCTCGCACGGGAGGCGGGAGTTTACGTCGTCTTCGGCCTCCTTGAGCCATACAAGAACTGCGTCTACAACTCGGCCCTTCTCATCGGACGCAACGGTGAGGTTCTCCTCAAGCACAGGAAGTTCCAGGAGCCGATGAAGTTCTGCACCGGGAACACTGTGCGAACAGCATGGACGGAGTTCGGAAAGGTGGCGGTGATAATCTGCGGCGACCTCTACAACAGGAGGATAGCGAAGTGGGTTAAGCGGAAGAAGCCGGACTACCTGTTCGTGCCGATGGAGTACTCGCCTGACTACGGGGAGCCCAACGAAGAGGACGTTGAGGCGATGGCGGAGCGGGTGAAGCTGCTTGGCGTTAAAGCGTTTATCGTCAACAGCTACCCTCCGGGAGGCGCGTGGGCCTTTGAGGGGGGCGGTAAGCTGCTGGCCTCTTCTAGGGGAAGTCAAGATCTGGTGGTGGAAATAGGGCCGTGA
- a CDS encoding bifunctional aspartate transaminase/aspartate 4-decarboxylase, with protein MRETESNGEFDALLKNLKNLDELSPFEFKELLIRLARRKSERMMLNAGRGNPNFLALVPRYAYLQLGKFALSEAERHFGYMGGLIGGHSDREGIEARFEIFVRNHWNEKGTAFLNSAVSYVRDYLGFSAGDFLHEMVQGYLGCDYPSPPRMLPLAEKIVARYLMKEMGAGYDLGYSLVDETQLFAVEGGTGAMAYLFESLKANRLLNSGDRIAIAVPIFSPYLEIPKLDTYRLEIIEVRAKEELGYQIPDEELEKLRDPEIKAFFLVNPGNPTSVKLGDRVLEKLREIVEEDRNDLIIITDDVYATFADDFKSVYTVLPHNTILVYSFSKYFGATGWRLGVIALHQDNVVDRLIRELPEEIQEILERRYAPITPNVRELKFIDRLVADSRNVALRHTAGLSTPQQVQMVLFALYALMDEQERYKNAVKHVLRRRYRALYRGLGLEPEENQNLTYYYTLLDTEKLAERLYGKEFAEWFIRALPIEEFIVRLALDAGVVLLPGKGFEVLHPSARVSLANLREIDYIKIGQTIRRLIDEYYRLFTESSGGS; from the coding sequence ATGCGTGAAACCGAAAGCAACGGAGAATTTGACGCTCTTTTGAAGAACCTGAAGAACCTCGATGAGCTCAGCCCCTTCGAGTTCAAGGAGCTCCTGATAAGGCTCGCCCGGAGAAAATCCGAGCGGATGATGCTCAACGCCGGCAGGGGGAACCCGAACTTCCTGGCTTTGGTCCCGCGCTACGCCTATTTACAGCTCGGAAAGTTCGCGCTGAGCGAGGCCGAGCGGCACTTCGGCTACATGGGGGGCCTCATTGGAGGGCACAGCGACAGAGAGGGAATTGAAGCGCGCTTCGAGATATTCGTCAGGAACCACTGGAATGAAAAGGGAACCGCCTTCCTGAACTCGGCCGTCAGCTACGTTAGGGATTATCTCGGCTTCTCCGCTGGAGACTTTCTGCACGAGATGGTTCAGGGCTATTTAGGTTGCGACTACCCGTCACCGCCGAGGATGCTCCCGCTGGCGGAGAAGATAGTCGCGAGGTACCTCATGAAGGAGATGGGGGCAGGCTACGACCTCGGCTACTCCCTCGTTGACGAGACCCAACTTTTTGCTGTCGAGGGTGGAACCGGGGCGATGGCGTACCTCTTCGAGTCCCTCAAGGCCAACAGACTCCTCAACTCGGGCGACAGGATAGCGATAGCGGTTCCGATATTCAGCCCATACCTCGAGATTCCGAAGCTCGACACCTACCGGCTGGAGATAATCGAGGTCAGGGCGAAGGAGGAGCTTGGCTACCAGATACCGGACGAGGAGCTCGAGAAGCTCCGCGACCCGGAGATAAAGGCTTTCTTCCTCGTGAACCCCGGCAATCCGACCTCGGTGAAGCTCGGGGATAGGGTTCTCGAAAAGCTCAGGGAGATAGTCGAGGAAGACCGGAACGACCTCATAATCATCACCGACGACGTCTACGCGACGTTCGCTGACGACTTCAAGTCGGTCTACACCGTTCTGCCCCATAACACGATACTCGTCTACTCGTTCTCCAAGTACTTCGGCGCGACCGGCTGGCGCCTCGGCGTTATAGCGCTCCACCAAGATAACGTCGTTGACAGGCTCATAAGAGAACTGCCCGAGGAAATCCAGGAGATACTCGAGAGGCGCTACGCCCCGATAACGCCGAACGTCAGGGAGCTGAAGTTCATTGACAGGTTAGTTGCAGACAGCAGGAACGTCGCTCTAAGGCACACCGCTGGCCTTTCAACGCCCCAGCAGGTTCAGATGGTCCTCTTCGCGCTCTACGCCCTCATGGACGAGCAGGAGAGGTATAAGAACGCGGTGAAGCACGTGCTCAGGAGGCGCTACCGGGCGCTCTACCGGGGTCTCGGCCTCGAACCCGAGGAGAACCAGAACCTCACCTACTACTACACCCTCCTCGACACGGAGAAGCTCGCGGAGAGGCTCTACGGCAAAGAGTTCGCCGAGTGGTTCATCAGGGCACTGCCGATAGAGGAGTTCATCGTCCGCCTCGCCCTCGATGCAGGCGTGGTTTTACTGCCGGGCAAGGGCTTCGAGGTGCTCCACCCGTCGGCGAGGGTCTCGCTGGCGAACCTCAGGGAGATAGACTACATCAAGATAGGCCAGACGATAAGAAGGCTCATAGACGAGTACTATCGGCTCTTTACTGAGTCCTCCGGAGGGAGTTAA
- a CDS encoding DUF2202 domain-containing protein, translated as MRKLFGLLLIGVLLLSVFGAGCINTGTTSQSGTSSTPATTPSSTHTPGPQGGNGQGAGSGGPQGEQGQIPIAVNENGTVGIDELREYVESIPAGELTQEEKDGLLYMVEEEKLAHDVYTKLYEKWGLQIFKNIADSESTHINAVRLLLDKYGLTDPTKDEGIGEFQNPDIQKLYDQLIEMGMKSEIDALKVGALIEETDIKDLQERIDQTNKVDIITVYENLMAGSRNHLRAFVGQLESRGVTYTPQVLSEDEFYSILNSPMETGTTKAQPPASDTIPVVTDENGTVNTTELQEFINSTAGGQLTQKEIDGLLYMVEEEKLAHDVYVTLYEKWGLQIFNNIAQSESTHVNAVRSLLEKYNLTDPTANEPVGVFTNPDLQALYNQLIEQGSKSEIDALKVGALIEETDIIDLQERIDQTDKLDIIAVYENLMKGSRNHLRAFVKTLANYGVTYEPQLLSEDEYEAIVGTAMETGGGNGHGG; from the coding sequence ATGAGGAAGTTGTTTGGTCTGCTCCTGATTGGAGTGTTGCTCCTGAGCGTCTTTGGAGCGGGCTGTATAAACACCGGAACGACAAGCCAGAGCGGAACTTCGAGCACTCCAGCTACCACGCCGAGCTCAACACACACGCCGGGCCCCCAGGGAGGTAATGGCCAGGGCGCCGGTTCCGGAGGCCCTCAGGGAGAACAGGGACAGATACCGATAGCCGTTAACGAGAACGGTACCGTCGGCATAGATGAACTCAGGGAGTACGTGGAGTCCATACCCGCTGGTGAGCTAACCCAGGAAGAGAAGGACGGTCTGCTGTACATGGTCGAGGAGGAGAAGCTGGCGCACGATGTCTACACCAAGCTCTACGAGAAATGGGGACTCCAGATCTTCAAGAACATCGCCGATAGCGAGAGCACACACATTAACGCCGTGAGGCTGCTCCTTGATAAGTACGGTCTCACCGACCCAACCAAGGACGAGGGAATAGGCGAGTTCCAGAACCCCGACATACAGAAGCTCTACGACCAGCTGATTGAGATGGGCATGAAGAGCGAAATCGACGCGCTGAAGGTTGGAGCCCTGATAGAGGAGACCGACATAAAGGATCTCCAGGAGAGAATCGACCAGACGAACAAGGTGGACATCATAACCGTTTACGAGAACCTCATGGCGGGCTCGAGGAACCACCTGAGGGCGTTCGTCGGCCAGCTTGAGAGCAGGGGAGTTACCTACACCCCACAGGTGCTCAGTGAGGATGAGTTTTACTCCATACTCAACAGCCCCATGGAGACGGGGACCACAAAGGCGCAGCCTCCAGCCAGTGACACTATCCCCGTGGTGACGGACGAAAACGGCACGGTTAACACCACCGAGCTTCAGGAGTTCATAAACTCCACCGCAGGTGGTCAGCTGACCCAGAAGGAGATCGATGGGCTCCTCTACATGGTTGAGGAGGAGAAGCTAGCTCATGATGTCTACGTTACCCTCTACGAGAAGTGGGGCCTGCAGATCTTCAACAACATCGCCCAGAGTGAGAGCACCCACGTTAACGCGGTTCGCTCGCTCCTCGAGAAGTACAACCTCACGGATCCCACGGCCAACGAACCGGTTGGAGTGTTCACAAACCCGGACCTTCAGGCGCTGTACAACCAGCTCATCGAGCAGGGAAGCAAGAGTGAAATCGATGCCCTCAAGGTAGGGGCGCTTATCGAGGAAACCGACATAATCGATCTCCAGGAAAGGATCGACCAGACGGACAAGCTTGACATAATAGCCGTCTATGAGAACCTAATGAAGGGAAGCAGGAACCACCTCAGGGCCTTCGTGAAGACCCTCGCCAACTACGGGGTTACGTACGAACCCCAGCTCCTCAGTGAGGACGAGTACGAGGCAATCGTCGGTACTGCAATGGAAACAGGGGGAGGCAACGGACACGGAGGATGA
- a CDS encoding dual specificity protein phosphatase family protein: MVWHIDEKVAFSRIPWKEDLATLKGHFECIVILAPEFELPYGIKDLLEMGFRVLHVPIPDLEAPSLDELRAIVNWIQNEVGTGRRVLIACSSGCGRSGTVAVAWLMYSGGLSLREALVTVRRIRHCAVETEGQMTALQKFEHYLKNVEKS, encoded by the coding sequence ATGGTCTGGCACATCGATGAGAAGGTTGCTTTTTCCAGAATCCCCTGGAAGGAAGATTTAGCCACGCTAAAGGGGCATTTCGAATGCATAGTTATCCTAGCTCCAGAGTTTGAGCTGCCCTACGGGATTAAAGACTTACTCGAGATGGGATTCAGAGTACTCCACGTTCCAATACCCGACCTCGAAGCCCCGTCCCTAGACGAGCTCAGGGCTATCGTGAACTGGATCCAGAACGAAGTTGGAACCGGGAGGAGAGTTTTGATAGCCTGCTCAAGCGGATGTGGAAGGAGCGGAACGGTGGCTGTTGCATGGCTCATGTACTCGGGCGGCCTCTCACTCCGGGAAGCGCTGGTAACGGTTAGGAGGATCCGGCACTGTGCCGTCGAGACCGAGGGACAGATGACGGCCCTTCAAAAATTTGAGCACTACTTGAAAAACGTCGAAAAATCATGA
- a CDS encoding ATP phosphoribosyltransferase regulatory subunit: MGKLLLADSIQLSKVGKALRRTFELWGYGEVVLPTIEPYGETLRGGTKFAYNNQFYLIKPDVTSRLLRNYDIAFGKLYYIGEVLDGGVEGRWQAGVEFIGGEPAFMTAEVLSVLITALESLGIEEFYIDLGSLEVWRRATEGIEDFRETICRALERRNFGLIEKLPLDEEKKEELWRLFNFRGRETDYGKLARILELVDDERVFVDLGTVRPLPYYRDVIFEVYSPKLGKPIGGGGEYSFRGRPAVGFALDLRALIGLAKVRERGSRRFLRGISSFREARKLVSMGVPVEVER; the protein is encoded by the coding sequence GTGGGAAAACTCCTTTTAGCTGACTCTATCCAGCTGTCCAAAGTTGGAAAGGCTTTAAGACGAACCTTCGAGCTCTGGGGCTACGGCGAGGTCGTCCTGCCCACGATAGAGCCCTACGGGGAAACCCTGAGGGGCGGAACGAAGTTCGCCTACAACAACCAATTTTACCTGATAAAGCCCGACGTGACGAGCAGACTGCTAAGAAACTACGACATCGCCTTCGGCAAGCTCTATTACATCGGCGAAGTCCTCGACGGCGGAGTTGAGGGAAGGTGGCAGGCGGGAGTTGAGTTCATCGGCGGTGAGCCGGCCTTCATGACGGCCGAGGTTCTGAGCGTCCTCATAACTGCATTGGAAAGCCTCGGCATTGAGGAGTTCTACATCGACCTCGGGAGCCTTGAGGTCTGGAGAAGGGCAACGGAGGGAATCGAGGATTTCCGGGAAACAATCTGTCGGGCCCTCGAAAGGAGGAACTTCGGGCTCATAGAGAAGCTCCCGCTCGATGAGGAGAAAAAGGAAGAGCTGTGGCGCCTCTTCAACTTCCGCGGGAGGGAAACCGACTACGGCAAGCTCGCCAGAATTCTCGAGCTGGTTGACGACGAGAGGGTTTTCGTGGATTTGGGCACGGTCAGACCGCTTCCCTACTACCGCGACGTAATCTTCGAGGTCTATTCGCCAAAGCTTGGAAAGCCGATAGGCGGTGGAGGGGAGTACTCCTTCAGGGGCAGACCGGCGGTCGGCTTCGCCCTCGACCTCAGGGCCCTCATCGGGCTGGCGAAGGTAAGGGAAAGGGGGAGCAGGAGGTTCCTCAGGGGCATAAGCTCGTTCAGAGAAGCGAGGAAGCTCGTCTCGATGGGCGTTCCGGTGGAGGTGGAAAGATGA
- the hisG gene encoding ATP phosphoribosyltransferase — MRFVLPKGRLLRGSLEILRKAGYNIDKPGERKLIERFNGNEVLLARAFDVPVYVEHGVDVGIAGSDALEERGSDVFVPLELPFGKCRLSLAMPAESVVPPEDMDGYRIATKYERIARSYFSKLGVEVEIIKLSGSVELAPKVGVADAIVDIVETGETLRANGLVEVEKIMDVSAQLLVNRISQKTKFDEINALILAIKEVVGDGT, encoded by the coding sequence ATGAGGTTCGTCCTGCCGAAGGGAAGGCTTCTCAGGGGCTCGCTGGAAATCCTGAGGAAGGCCGGCTATAACATCGACAAACCGGGCGAGAGGAAGCTAATCGAGAGGTTCAATGGCAACGAGGTTCTTCTCGCGAGGGCCTTCGACGTTCCCGTTTACGTGGAGCACGGGGTTGACGTCGGCATAGCGGGAAGCGACGCCCTTGAGGAGCGCGGAAGTGACGTTTTCGTCCCTCTGGAGCTTCCCTTCGGAAAGTGCAGGCTCAGTTTAGCGATGCCGGCTGAGAGCGTCGTCCCCCCGGAGGACATGGACGGCTACCGGATAGCGACCAAATACGAGCGGATAGCGAGGAGCTACTTCTCAAAGCTGGGCGTTGAGGTCGAAATCATAAAGCTCAGCGGGAGCGTCGAGCTGGCCCCCAAAGTCGGCGTGGCGGACGCGATAGTGGACATAGTCGAGACCGGCGAAACCCTTCGAGCGAACGGCCTCGTCGAGGTCGAGAAAATCATGGACGTTTCGGCCCAACTGCTCGTCAACAGGATTTCCCAGAAGACGAAGTTCGATGAAATCAACGCCCTGATTCTCGCGATAAAGGAGGTGGTTGGAGATGGAACTTGA